One Solanum lycopersicum chromosome 4, SLM_r2.1 DNA window includes the following coding sequences:
- the LOC101266631 gene encoding E3 ubiquitin-protein ligase WAV3 has product MGTGWRRAFCTTIPRDREPHFVDKDSQQVNNNGGGQQVPSPSPRSCVKLGFLSSSNPSTPRLRCKTNNKASSNDINTLISPKLHCKTTPKSNTKSPKTLLGSNPSSPRSPFSILKNTLRLSKHSCGVCTQSVKSGQGMAIYTAECSHTFHFPCIASHVKKQSNLVCPVCNSTWKDVPLLAIHRLQQQENQKTQKPEEVESYPSTPIRKQEKPLPNVKTYYKPEQCGYNDDEPLFTPTAGAKFVSIPEANEEQDDVEEEIEEFQGFFVNPISSDEAVANLRDNRSVEVSLMPEAAIVSVGRTHETYAVVLKVKAPPPPPSPPAGNSNSGSGHFLDPARRAPIDLVTVLDVSGSMSGAKIQMLKRAMRLVISSLGSVDRLSIVAFSATPKRLLPLRRMTQQGQRSARRIIDRLVCSQGTCVGEALRKAAKVLEDRRERNPVASIMLLSDGQDEKIQGSNTHNQRSESTHVSSTRFGHIEIPVHSSGFGKKGGLSHEPAEEDAFSKCVGGLLSVVVQDLKLQLDFSSGSDPAEVAAVYSYNGRPAVLGSSCVRLGDLYAEEERELLLEVKIPTMTNGSHHVLSVRCCYKDPATQEAIYGREHSLLVPRPQAVRSSIPKIERLRNLFITTRAIAESRRLIEHNELSSAMHLLSSARALLIQSGSAFVDEYVRGLEAELTEVQWRKQYQQQIEQHKMIQRQRTNEREMNLFLDENGEPLTPTSAWRAAEKLAKVAMMKKSMNRVSDLHGFENARF; this is encoded by the exons ATGGGGACAGGATGGAGGAGAGCTTTTTGTACAACAATCCCAAGAGATAGAGAACCTCATTTTGTGGATAAAGATTCACAACAAGTGAACAACAATGGCGGTGGACAACAAGTcccaagtccaagtccaagaAGCTGTGTAAAGCTTGGTTTTTTATCTAGTAGTAATCCTTCAACTCCTCGTTTGCGATGCAAAACTAATAATAAAGCTTCTTCTAATGACATTAACACTCTTATTAGTCCTAAACTCCATTGCAAAACTACTCCTAAATCCAACACGAAAAGCCCTAAAACTTTACTTGGTTCTAATCCTTCTTCTCCAAGATCCCCTTTTTCTATCCTCAAGAACACCCTACGTCTCTCCAAA CATAGCTGTGGAGTTTGTACACAGAGTGTGAAATCAGGGCAAGGAATGGCTATATATACAGCAGAATGTTCTcatacttttcattttccttgcATTGCTTCTCATGTTAAAAAACAGAGCAATTTGGTTTGCCCTGTTTGTAATTCAACATGGAAAGATGTACCCCTTTTAGCCATTCACAGACTTCAAcaacaagaaaatcaaaaaacCCAAAAACCAGAAGAAGTAGAATCATATCCAAGTACCCCAATCAGAAAACAAGAAAAGCCATTACCAAATGTCAAAACTTATTACAAACCAGAGCAGTGTGGTTATAATGATGATGAGCCTCTTTTTACTCCTACTGCTGGAGCTAAATTTGTTTCGATACCGGAAGCAAATGAGGAACAAGATGATGTAGAAGAAGAAATCGAAGAATTCCAGGGGTTTTTCGTGAACCCGATTTCGAGTGATGAAGCAGTTGCTAACCTGAGAGATAATAGAAGTGTTGAAGTTAGCTTAATGCCTGAAGCTGCCATTGTTTCCGTTGGAAGAACTCATGAGACGTATGCTGTTGTTCTGAAAGTTAAAGCTCCACCACCTCCGCCGTCGCCTCCGGCGGGGAATTCGAATTCTGGGTCGGGTCATTTTCTTGACCCGGCACGACGTGCTCCGATTGATTTGGTTACTGTATTGGATGTGAGTGGGAGTATGAGTGGTGCAaagattcaaatgttgaaaCGAGCCATGAGGTTGGTTATTTCCTCTCTCGGCTCTGTTGATCGGCTTTCAATTGTGGCTTTCTCTGCTACACCAAAAAGATTACTTCCTCTGAGAAGAATGACTCAACAAGGACAACGATCGGCTCGGCGCATTATTGATCGGCTTGTTTGTAGCCAAGGGACTTGTGTTGGGGAAGCTTTAAGGAAAGCCGCGAAGGTGCTTGAAGATCGGCGCGAGAGAAATCCAGTGGCTAGCATTATGCTTTTATCCGACGGTCAGGATGAGAAGATCCAGGGAAGTAATACACACAATCAACGATCGGAATCCACCCACGTGTCCTCCACCCGGTTTGGTCACATAGAAATTCCGGTTCATTCCTCCGGGTTCGGGAAAAAAGGCGGCTTAAGCCATGAGCCGGCTGAGGAGGACGCGTTTTCGAAATGCGTTGGCGGTTTATTGAGTGTAGTGGTTCAAGATCTGAAACTCCAGCTGGATTTCTCATCCGGCTCAGACCCGGCTGAAGTTGCAGCTGTTTATTCGTACAATGGTCGGCCAGCTGTACTCGGGTCGAGTTGTGTTCGGCTTGGCGATTTATACGCCGAGGAAGAAAGGGAGTTGCTATTAGAAGTGAAAATCCCAACAATGACTAATGGGTCACACCATGTGTTATCCGTTAGATGTTGCTACAAGGACCCGGCAACACAAGAAGCAATTTATGGAAGGGAACATTCTTTATTGGTTCCAAGGCCTCAAGCCGTTCGATCTTCAATCCCGAAAATTGAACGACTCAGGAACCTCTTTATAACTACGAGGGCAATTGCGGAGTCTAGGAGATTAATCGAGCATAACGAGCTATCTAGCGCGATGCATTTATTGTCATCGGCTCGAGCATTGTTGATACAATCCGGGTCGGCTTTTGTGGACGAGTATGTAAGAGGATTAGAAGCCGAGCTGACGGAAGTGCAATGGAGGAAACAATATCAACAGCAGATAGAGCAGCATAAAATGATCCAACGGCAGAGAACGAATGAGAGGGAAATGAATTTATTCTTGGATGAAAATGGTGAGCCGTTAACGCCTACATCGGCTTGGAGAGCAGCTGAGAAGCTAGCTAAAGTGGCTATGATGAAGAAGTCGATGAATAGAGTGAGTGATTTGCACGGCTTTGAAAATGctagattttaa